In Paraburkholderia flava, one genomic interval encodes:
- a CDS encoding CaiB/BaiF CoA transferase family protein codes for MNTTTPTAKAAGPLAGVKVLELGTLIAGPFAARFLGEFGADVIKIEDPKGGDPLRKWRKLYPEAGGTSLWWAVQARNKKSVTINLKAEEGKEIVRRLAREADIVVENFRPGLLEKLGLGYDVLSAENPGLVMVRLSGYGQTGPYRDRPGFGAIAESMGGLRHITGYPDLPPPRIGISIGDSIAALHGVIGALMALHHKNTNGGKGQIVDVALYEAVFNMMESVVPEYGVYGMVRERTGASLPGIVPSNTYPCRDGSIVIGGNSDPIFRRLMLAIDRADLADDPSLAHNDGRVPRTAEIDGAIAAWLASRTIDEALAVLNAADVPVGRIYSVADMFTDPQYLARQMIQRFKWQDGREIALPAVTPKLSDTPGDTRWLGPELGEHTDEVLQSLGYDAQHIARLHEQQIV; via the coding sequence ATGAACACGACGACCCCCACCGCCAAAGCGGCCGGCCCGCTTGCGGGCGTCAAGGTGCTCGAACTCGGCACGCTGATCGCCGGCCCGTTCGCCGCGCGCTTTCTCGGCGAGTTCGGCGCGGACGTGATCAAGATCGAAGATCCGAAAGGCGGCGACCCTCTGCGCAAGTGGCGCAAGCTCTATCCGGAAGCGGGCGGCACGTCGCTGTGGTGGGCCGTGCAGGCGCGCAACAAGAAATCGGTGACGATCAATCTGAAAGCGGAAGAGGGCAAGGAGATCGTCCGGCGTCTTGCGCGCGAAGCCGATATCGTCGTCGAGAATTTCCGGCCCGGGCTGCTCGAAAAACTCGGCCTGGGCTACGACGTGCTGTCCGCCGAGAACCCCGGTCTCGTGATGGTGCGTCTGTCCGGCTACGGCCAGACCGGCCCGTATCGCGACCGGCCGGGCTTCGGCGCGATCGCCGAATCGATGGGCGGGTTGCGGCATATCACCGGCTATCCGGACTTGCCGCCGCCGCGCATCGGTATCTCGATCGGCGACTCGATCGCCGCGCTGCACGGCGTGATCGGCGCATTGATGGCGCTGCATCACAAGAACACGAATGGCGGCAAAGGGCAGATCGTCGACGTCGCGCTGTACGAGGCCGTGTTCAACATGATGGAAAGCGTCGTGCCCGAGTACGGCGTGTACGGGATGGTGCGCGAGCGCACCGGCGCATCGCTGCCGGGCATCGTGCCGTCGAATACGTACCCGTGCCGCGACGGCAGTATCGTGATCGGCGGCAACAGCGATCCGATCTTCCGCCGGCTGATGCTCGCCATTGACCGCGCCGATCTCGCCGACGATCCCTCGCTCGCGCACAACGACGGCCGCGTGCCGCGCACCGCGGAGATCGACGGCGCGATCGCCGCGTGGCTCGCCAGCCGCACGATCGACGAGGCGCTTGCGGTGCTCAACGCAGCGGACGTGCCGGTCGGGCGCATCTACAGCGTCGCGGACATGTTCACCGATCCGCAGTATCTCGCGCGCCAGATGATCCAGCGCTTCAAGTGGCAGGACGGCCGCGAGATCGCGTTGCCGGCGGTCACGCCGAAGCTGTCCGACACGCCTGGCGACACGCGCTGGCTCGGTCCGGAACTGGGTGAACATACCGATGAAGTCCTGCAATCGCTAGGTTATGATGCACAGCACATCGCGCGGCTGCACGAACAACAGATCGTCTGA
- the recR gene encoding recombination mediator RecR: MKQPSALSALVEALRILPGVGPKSAQRMAYHLMQHDREGAEKLGRSLLFATEHLQHCEKCNTFTEAQICEVCSDEERDPTLLCVVETPADQIMLEQTMTYRGLYFVLMGRLSPLDGIGPKEIHFDRLVKRASDGIVKEVVLATNFTNEGEATAHYLGQTLKARGLAVTRLARGVPVGGELEYVDAGTIARAMLDRRSL; this comes from the coding sequence ATGAAACAACCGTCCGCCCTGTCGGCACTCGTGGAAGCGCTGCGCATCCTGCCCGGTGTCGGGCCGAAATCCGCGCAGCGCATGGCGTATCACCTGATGCAGCACGATCGCGAGGGCGCCGAAAAGCTCGGCCGTTCGCTGCTGTTCGCGACCGAGCATCTGCAGCACTGCGAGAAGTGCAACACCTTCACCGAAGCGCAGATCTGCGAAGTCTGCAGCGATGAAGAGCGCGATCCGACGCTGCTGTGCGTCGTCGAAACACCCGCTGACCAGATCATGCTCGAGCAGACGATGACCTACCGCGGTCTCTACTTCGTGCTGATGGGTCGTCTGAGTCCGCTCGACGGCATCGGTCCGAAGGAGATCCATTTCGACCGGCTTGTGAAGCGTGCGTCGGACGGGATCGTCAAGGAAGTCGTGCTCGCGACCAATTTCACGAACGAAGGCGAAGCGACCGCGCATTACCTCGGTCAGACGCTGAAGGCGCGCGGTCTCGCGGTGACGCGGCTTGCGCGCGGCGTGCCGGTCGGCGGCGAACTCGAATACGTGGACGCGGGCACCATCGCCCGCGCGATGCTCGACCGTCGCTCGCTGTAG
- a CDS encoding YbaB/EbfC family nucleoid-associated protein produces the protein MMKGQLAGLMKQAQQMQENMKKMQDQLALIEVEGQSGAGLVKVTMTCKNDVRRVSIDPSLLADDKDMLEDLVAAAFNDAVRKAEATAQEKMGGMTSGLPLPPGFKLPF, from the coding sequence ATGATGAAAGGTCAACTCGCCGGCCTGATGAAACAGGCCCAGCAGATGCAGGAAAACATGAAGAAGATGCAGGACCAGCTCGCGCTGATCGAGGTCGAGGGCCAGTCCGGCGCCGGTCTCGTGAAGGTGACGATGACCTGCAAGAACGACGTGCGTCGCGTGTCGATCGACCCGAGCCTGCTCGCCGACGACAAGGACATGCTCGAAGATCTGGTCGCCGCTGCGTTCAACGACGCCGTGCGTAAGGCAGAAGCCACCGCGCAGGAAAAGATGGGCGGCATGACGTCGGGTCTGCCGCTGCCGCCGGGATTCAAGCTGCCGTTCTGA
- a CDS encoding DNA polymerase III subunit gamma/tau codes for MTYQVLARKWRPKDFASLVGQEHVVRALTHALDGGRLHHAYLFTGTRGVGKTTLSRIFAKALNCETGITSTPCGVCRACREIDEGRFVDYVEMDAASNRGVDEMAALLERAVYAPVDARFKVYMIDEVHMLTNHAFNAMLKTLEEPPPHVKFILATTDPQKIPVTVLSRCLQFNLKQMPAGHIVSHLEHILGEEQISFEAQALRLLARAADGSMRDALSLTDQAIAYSANQVTEEAVRGMLGALDQSYLVRLLDALAAGDGAAVLAIADEMALRSLSFSTALQDLASLLHRVAWAQFAPASVLDEWPEAGDLRRFADALSPEQVQLYYQIATIGRSELGLAPDEYAGFTMTLLRMLAFEPAPNGGGNGGGTVPAARPSTSSSADARRASAPVQAAGNAAQTQAMPAAKTVQPAPAAVVPQASAETQNVRVGKIDDALSASVAPQIPRSATSGDAIVEPKAATLPETATPIEAKAESQADTINASRDDGAVEAQSQLAETTALLAAEAEAESQPAAIEPAVHNKPVSEAPVPTGAAATDKAESAERAPAVDSRRPAGGASAALDVLRNAGLKVSSTRDRVAAAPQAASTAAPKTAAPRVAVPVPVPSEARRAAQSEPAARPKPAQDKREQSAASTPPWDDIPPDDYIPVSGDDAFFAGPDDGFVPVFDSGPDDVRVNGGAASARTEAPVVVDTRPLPPAVPLNPLGFEGDWPALAAGLPLKGISYQLAFNSELMALDGATLRLNVPVPQYAEASQVAKLKTALAERLGRDVDVQVEVGPARRTAAALDAATRAQRQKEAEREIGADPFVQSLIREFGASIVPGSIRPIAQDGAASAH; via the coding sequence ATGACCTATCAAGTTCTCGCACGCAAATGGCGGCCGAAGGATTTCGCTTCGCTCGTCGGACAGGAGCACGTGGTGCGCGCGCTCACGCACGCCCTCGACGGCGGCCGTCTGCACCACGCCTATCTGTTTACCGGCACGCGCGGCGTCGGCAAGACGACGCTGTCGCGCATCTTCGCGAAGGCGCTGAACTGCGAGACCGGCATCACGTCGACACCGTGCGGCGTGTGCCGCGCGTGTCGCGAGATCGATGAAGGGCGGTTCGTCGATTACGTCGAAATGGACGCGGCGAGCAACCGCGGCGTCGACGAGATGGCGGCGCTGCTCGAACGTGCGGTCTACGCGCCGGTCGATGCGCGCTTCAAGGTCTACATGATCGACGAAGTGCACATGCTGACCAACCACGCGTTCAACGCGATGTTGAAGACGCTGGAAGAACCGCCGCCGCACGTCAAATTCATTCTCGCCACTACCGATCCGCAGAAAATCCCGGTCACCGTGCTGTCGCGCTGCCTGCAGTTCAATCTGAAGCAGATGCCGGCGGGGCACATCGTGTCGCACCTGGAGCACATCCTCGGCGAGGAACAGATCAGTTTCGAAGCGCAGGCGCTGCGGCTGCTCGCGCGTGCCGCAGACGGCTCGATGCGCGACGCGCTTTCGCTGACCGATCAGGCGATCGCCTATTCGGCTAATCAGGTGACCGAGGAGGCCGTGCGCGGCATGCTCGGCGCGCTCGATCAAAGTTATCTGGTGCGTCTGCTCGACGCGCTGGCGGCAGGCGACGGCGCCGCAGTGCTCGCGATTGCCGACGAGATGGCACTGCGCAGCCTGTCGTTTTCGACCGCGCTGCAGGATCTGGCGAGTCTGCTGCACCGTGTCGCGTGGGCGCAGTTCGCGCCGGCGTCGGTGCTTGACGAATGGCCGGAGGCCGGCGATCTGCGCCGCTTCGCCGATGCGCTGAGTCCGGAGCAGGTGCAGCTTTATTATCAGATCGCCACGATCGGCCGCAGCGAACTCGGTCTCGCGCCGGACGAATACGCGGGCTTCACGATGACGCTGCTGCGGATGCTCGCATTCGAGCCCGCGCCGAATGGCGGTGGTAACGGTGGTGGCACGGTGCCGGCCGCGCGGCCGTCGACATCTTCATCCGCCGACGCGCGGCGTGCGTCCGCGCCGGTGCAAGCTGCGGGCAATGCCGCGCAGACGCAAGCGATGCCGGCGGCGAAAACGGTGCAGCCGGCGCCGGCCGCAGTCGTGCCGCAGGCGAGTGCCGAAACGCAGAACGTGCGAGTCGGCAAGATCGACGATGCCCTGTCCGCGAGCGTAGCGCCTCAGATTCCCCGGAGCGCGACTTCCGGTGACGCGATCGTCGAACCGAAGGCTGCGACTTTGCCGGAAACCGCTACGCCGATCGAGGCGAAAGCCGAGTCGCAAGCCGACACCATCAACGCATCGCGCGATGATGGTGCGGTCGAAGCGCAATCGCAGCTCGCCGAAACGACCGCGCTGCTAGCGGCGGAAGCTGAGGCCGAATCACAGCCTGCGGCCATCGAACCTGCAGTCCACAACAAGCCCGTTAGCGAAGCGCCGGTCCCAACCGGAGCGGCAGCAACCGATAAAGCGGAAAGCGCCGAGCGCGCACCAGCAGTCGACTCGCGTCGCCCGGCAGGCGGTGCAAGCGCTGCGCTCGACGTACTGCGCAACGCGGGGCTCAAGGTTTCGTCGACGCGTGACCGGGTGGCTGCCGCGCCTCAAGCGGCATCGACCGCTGCGCCCAAAACGGCCGCACCGCGTGTCGCCGTGCCAGTGCCGGTACCGTCCGAGGCACGCCGCGCTGCGCAGAGCGAACCGGCGGCCCGTCCGAAGCCCGCCCAGGACAAGCGCGAACAAAGCGCCGCATCGACCCCGCCATGGGACGACATACCGCCCGACGACTACATCCCCGTCTCAGGCGACGATGCATTCTTCGCCGGCCCCGACGACGGCTTCGTACCGGTCTTCGACAGCGGCCCCGACGACGTCCGCGTCAACGGCGGCGCAGCGTCCGCACGCACCGAAGCGCCGGTGGTCGTCGATACGCGTCCGCTGCCGCCGGCCGTGCCGCTCAATCCGCTCGGCTTTGAAGGCGACTGGCCGGCGCTTGCCGCCGGCTTGCCGTTGAAGGGCATTTCGTACCAGCTGGCATTCAACAGCGAACTGATGGCGCTCGACGGCGCGACGCTGCGGCTCAACGTGCCGGTGCCGCAATACGCGGAAGCGTCGCAGGTCGCGAAGCTGAAGACCGCGCTTGCGGAGCGCCTTGGCCGGGACGTCGACGTGCAGGTGGAAGTCGGCCCCGCGCGCCGCACGGCCGCTGCGCTCGATGCCGCCACGCGCGCGCAGCGTCAGAAGGAAGCCGAGCGCGAGATCGGCGCCGATCCGTTCGTGCAGTCGCTGATCCGCGAATTCGGCGCGAGCATCGTGCCGGGTTCGATCCGGCCGATCGCACAGGATGGCGCAGCATCAGCGCACTGA
- the trxA gene encoding thioredoxin TrxA, protein MSEQIKHISDASFETDVVKSDKPVLLDFWAEWCGPCKMIAPILDEVAKEYDGRVQIAKINVDEHQSTPVKFGVRGIPTLILFKNGAVAAQKVGALSKSQLTAFLDGNL, encoded by the coding sequence ATGAGCGAACAAATCAAGCACATCAGCGACGCATCGTTCGAAACGGACGTCGTGAAATCCGATAAACCCGTACTGCTCGACTTCTGGGCCGAATGGTGCGGTCCCTGCAAGATGATCGCCCCGATCCTCGACGAAGTCGCGAAGGAATACGACGGTCGCGTGCAGATCGCGAAGATCAACGTGGACGAGCATCAATCGACGCCGGTCAAGTTTGGCGTGCGTGGTATCCCGACGCTGATCCTGTTCAAGAACGGCGCGGTCGCTGCACAGAAAGTGGGCGCCCTGTCGAAATCGCAACTGACCGCGTTCCTCGACGGCAACCTGTAA
- the rho gene encoding transcription termination factor Rho, protein MHLSELKTLHVSELIEMANGLEIESANRLRKQELMFAILKKRAKTGETIFGDGTLEVLPDGFGFLRSPETSYLASTDDIYISPSQIRRFNLHTGDTIEGEVRTPKDGERYFALVKVDKVNGQPPEASKHKIMFENLTPLHPNKVLLLEREMRGEENVTGRIIDMIAPIGKGQRGLLVASPKSGKTVMLQHIAHAIKQNHPDVILFVLLIDERPEEVTEMQRSVAGEVIASTFDEPAARHVQVAEMVIEKAKRLVEMKNDVVILLDSITRLARAYNTVVPASGKVLTGGVDANALQRPKRFFGAARNIEEGGSLTIIGTALIETGSRMDDVIYEEFKGTGNMEVHLERRLAEKRVYPSINLNKSGTRREELLIKPEILQKIWVLRKFIHDMDEVEAMEFLLDKVRQTKSNSEFFDMMRRGNN, encoded by the coding sequence ATGCATTTATCCGAGCTCAAGACACTGCACGTGTCTGAATTGATCGAGATGGCCAATGGCCTCGAGATCGAAAGTGCGAACCGCCTGCGCAAGCAGGAACTGATGTTCGCCATTCTTAAAAAACGCGCCAAAACTGGCGAAACGATTTTCGGCGACGGCACGCTCGAAGTATTGCCGGACGGCTTCGGCTTCCTGCGTTCGCCGGAAACCTCTTACCTCGCGAGCACGGACGACATCTACATCAGTCCATCGCAGATCCGCCGCTTCAACCTGCACACCGGCGACACGATCGAAGGCGAAGTGCGCACGCCGAAAGACGGCGAACGCTATTTCGCGCTGGTGAAGGTCGACAAGGTCAACGGCCAGCCGCCGGAGGCGTCGAAGCACAAGATCATGTTCGAAAACCTCACGCCGCTGCACCCGAACAAGGTGCTACTGCTGGAGCGCGAAATGCGCGGCGAGGAGAACGTGACGGGCCGGATCATCGACATGATCGCGCCGATCGGCAAGGGCCAGCGCGGCCTGCTGGTCGCGTCGCCGAAGTCCGGCAAGACGGTGATGCTGCAGCACATCGCGCACGCCATCAAACAGAATCATCCGGACGTCATCCTGTTCGTGCTTCTGATCGACGAACGTCCTGAAGAAGTGACGGAAATGCAGCGCTCGGTCGCAGGCGAAGTGATCGCGTCGACGTTCGACGAACCCGCCGCGCGTCACGTGCAGGTCGCCGAAATGGTGATCGAGAAAGCCAAGCGCCTCGTCGAAATGAAGAACGACGTCGTGATTCTGCTCGACTCGATCACGCGTCTCGCCCGTGCATACAACACCGTCGTCCCGGCATCGGGCAAGGTGTTGACGGGCGGTGTCGATGCGAACGCGCTGCAACGCCCGAAGCGCTTCTTCGGCGCGGCACGTAACATCGAGGAAGGCGGTTCGCTGACGATCATCGGCACCGCGCTGATCGAAACCGGCAGCCGCATGGACGACGTGATCTACGAAGAGTTCAAGGGCACCGGCAACATGGAAGTGCACTTGGAGCGCCGCCTCGCGGAAAAGCGCGTCTATCCGTCGATCAACCTGAACAAGTCCGGCACGCGCCGCGAAGAACTGCTGATCAAGCCGGAAATCCTGCAAAAGATCTGGGTGCTGCGCAAGTTCATCCACGACATGGACGAAGTCGAAGCCATGGAATTCCTGCTCGACAAGGTTCGCCAGACCAAGAGCAACTCCGAGTTCTTCGACATGATGCGTCGCGGCAACAACTGA
- a CDS encoding MerR family transcriptional regulator has product MAKDPVDPPLLTVQDAAKRLHVTPRTLKYYEERGLVTPTRSEGRYRLYDSDDLERFARILRLRSLGFSLQGITEMLKRPFERHEGGRSRLSDASLREIRDALTQQIDALDARIESVSRELKEARTLRTELSHDLDYVARRVAGESADTLLEQRRDELVRKRTAAAKRAKPKAPSA; this is encoded by the coding sequence ATGGCCAAAGATCCCGTCGATCCACCGTTGCTCACCGTGCAGGACGCCGCGAAGCGTCTGCACGTCACGCCACGCACGCTCAAGTACTACGAGGAACGCGGGCTCGTCACGCCGACCCGCAGCGAAGGCCGCTACCGGCTCTACGACAGCGACGATCTCGAACGCTTCGCGCGGATTCTGCGGCTGCGTTCGCTCGGCTTCTCGCTGCAGGGCATTACCGAAATGCTCAAGCGACCGTTCGAACGACACGAAGGCGGCCGCAGCCGGTTGTCGGACGCGTCGCTGCGCGAAATCCGCGATGCGCTGACACAGCAGATCGACGCACTCGACGCACGCATCGAATCCGTCAGTCGCGAGTTAAAGGAAGCGCGCACGCTGCGCACGGAACTGAGCCACGACCTCGATTACGTCGCGCGACGCGTCGCCGGCGAAAGCGCCGACACGCTGCTCGAACAGCGGCGCGATGAACTCGTGCGCAAGCGGACCGCCGCCGCAAAACGCGCGAAGCCCAAGGCTCCATCGGCATGA
- a CDS encoding MFS transporter → MNVASSRVPLFSVDKLRGDFFPWVLAVVTGLDYFDNAIFSFFASYIAGGINASPDELVWSSSAYAVAAVLGILQQQWWVERFGYRRYVAGCMLLYSAGAVAAALCETSVELAFARGFQGYFIGPMMGTCRILIQISFKPQQRPVATRAFLILILLGSALAPLLGGLLVAHFDWRALFACTAPVGVLFAILALLALPDSGGLQPEERGATHFWPYLIFAFAQGALQIVMQQVRFQLFTTSPALVVLTVSGVGALVWFIYQQWHHPSPLVRLHALREKTFQMGLVLYMFYYYESTAFSYLISRFLEGGLGYPVENTGRLVGVTSLISGSALFIYLRYAKLLPRKKWIIVPGFAIAAFAAAWMTRMSPAVGETALIVPLLLRGLLLLFIVLPVANLTFRIFAIEEFTHGYRLKNIVRQLTISFATASVIIVEQHRQALHQSRLAEFANAFNPAFQSTIAALTNGFAATGRPPAEARALATVEVARMVAQQASFLTSLDGFYFLIGVAVCGGIFAAWQKQID, encoded by the coding sequence ATGAACGTCGCATCGTCCCGCGTCCCGCTTTTCAGCGTCGACAAGCTGCGCGGCGACTTCTTCCCGTGGGTGCTGGCGGTCGTCACCGGTCTCGATTACTTCGACAACGCGATCTTCTCGTTCTTCGCCAGCTACATCGCCGGCGGCATCAACGCGTCGCCGGACGAGCTCGTCTGGTCGTCGAGTGCTTACGCGGTCGCTGCGGTGCTCGGCATCCTGCAGCAGCAATGGTGGGTCGAGCGGTTCGGCTACCGGCGCTATGTGGCCGGGTGCATGCTGCTCTACTCGGCCGGCGCGGTCGCGGCCGCGCTCTGCGAGACGTCGGTCGAACTCGCATTCGCGCGCGGCTTTCAGGGCTACTTCATCGGCCCGATGATGGGCACGTGCCGGATCCTGATCCAGATCAGCTTCAAGCCGCAGCAGCGCCCTGTCGCGACGCGCGCGTTCCTGATCCTGATTCTGCTCGGCAGCGCGCTTGCGCCGTTGCTCGGCGGCTTGCTGGTCGCGCATTTCGACTGGCGCGCGTTGTTCGCCTGCACCGCGCCCGTCGGCGTGCTGTTCGCGATTCTCGCGCTGCTCGCCCTTCCCGATTCCGGCGGCCTGCAGCCCGAAGAGCGCGGCGCGACACACTTCTGGCCGTACCTGATCTTCGCGTTCGCACAGGGCGCGCTGCAGATCGTGATGCAGCAGGTGCGCTTCCAGCTCTTCACGACGTCGCCCGCACTGGTCGTGCTCACCGTGTCCGGGGTCGGCGCGCTCGTGTGGTTCATCTACCAGCAGTGGCATCACCCGTCCCCGCTGGTGCGGCTGCACGCGCTGCGCGAAAAGACCTTCCAGATGGGGCTCGTGCTGTACATGTTCTACTACTACGAGTCGACGGCATTCAGCTATCTGATCTCGCGTTTTCTCGAAGGCGGACTCGGCTATCCGGTCGAGAACACCGGCCGACTCGTCGGCGTGACGTCGCTGATTTCCGGAAGCGCGCTCTTCATCTACCTGCGTTACGCGAAACTGCTGCCGCGCAAGAAATGGATCATCGTGCCCGGCTTCGCGATCGCCGCGTTCGCCGCCGCGTGGATGACACGGATGTCGCCCGCCGTCGGCGAAACGGCGCTAATCGTGCCGCTATTGCTGCGCGGGCTGCTGTTGCTGTTCATCGTGTTGCCCGTCGCGAATCTGACGTTCAGAATCTTCGCGATCGAGGAATTCACGCACGGCTACCGGCTGAAGAACATCGTGCGCCAGTTGACGATCTCGTTCGCGACCGCCTCTGTAATCATCGTCGAGCAGCATCGTCAGGCGCTGCACCAGTCGCGGCTCGCGGAATTCGCGAATGCGTTCAATCCCGCGTTCCAGAGTACGATCGCGGCACTGACGAACGGCTTCGCGGCGACCGGCCGTCCGCCCGCGGAAGCACGCGCGCTCGCGACGGTCGAAGTCGCCAGAATGGTCGCGCAGCAGGCGAGCTTCCTGACGTCGCTCGACGGCTTCTATTTCCTGATCGGCGTCGCCGTGTGCGGCGGTATTTTCGCCGCGTGGCAAAAACAGATCGATTGA
- a CDS encoding M90 family metallopeptidase — MLSKLTHWLDTRRRDRALRTHAISDALWQSTLDGLPFFSYLNATDLARLRETTSLFLAQKQFSTAHDLELTDAMTVAIAAQASLPVLNLGLDLYRGWVGVTVYPGEFVIRKTVEDEDGVVHEVEHDASGEAWEGGPVVLSWEDVQMTDGSDAYNVVIHEFAHKIDMLNGEADGHPPLFRRLHAPLDSQAWADVFDHAYDRFCARVDAVPERRWARFERESLIDPYAADHPSEFFAVCSEALFVRPKAFEAEYPELYRLLARYYRQDPAGTGALAESATGTR, encoded by the coding sequence ATGCTCTCGAAACTCACTCACTGGCTCGACACCCGCCGCCGCGACCGCGCGCTGCGCACTCACGCGATCTCCGACGCGCTGTGGCAGTCAACACTCGACGGCCTGCCTTTTTTCTCCTATCTGAATGCGACGGACCTCGCGCGGCTGCGCGAAACGACCAGCCTGTTTCTCGCGCAGAAGCAGTTCTCGACCGCCCACGATCTCGAACTCACCGACGCAATGACCGTCGCGATCGCCGCGCAGGCGAGCCTGCCCGTGTTGAATCTCGGTCTCGACCTGTATCGCGGCTGGGTCGGCGTGACCGTCTATCCAGGCGAATTCGTGATCCGCAAGACCGTCGAGGACGAGGACGGCGTGGTCCATGAGGTCGAGCACGACGCGAGCGGCGAGGCATGGGAGGGCGGCCCGGTGGTGCTGTCGTGGGAAGACGTGCAGATGACCGACGGCAGCGACGCGTACAACGTCGTGATCCACGAGTTCGCGCACAAGATCGACATGCTGAACGGCGAAGCGGACGGCCATCCGCCGCTCTTTCGCCGACTGCACGCACCGCTCGATTCGCAGGCGTGGGCCGATGTGTTCGACCACGCGTACGACCGCTTCTGCGCGCGCGTGGATGCGGTGCCGGAGCGTCGCTGGGCGCGCTTCGAACGCGAATCGCTGATCGACCCGTATGCGGCGGACCACCCATCGGAATTCTTCGCGGTCTGCAGCGAAGCGCTGTTCGTCAGGCCAAAGGCGTTCGAGGCCGAATATCCCGAGCTGTACCGGCTACTGGCCCGCTATTACCGGCAGGATCCCGCCGGCACCGGTGCGCTCGCTGAAAGTGCGACAGGCACGCGCTGA
- a CDS encoding type B 50S ribosomal protein L31, with amino-acid sequence MKEGIHPDYREVLFIDMSNDFKFVTRSTIHTRETAEFNGKTYPLAKIEVSSESHPFYTGQQKIMDTAGRVEKFNKKFGTRATGKAVK; translated from the coding sequence ATGAAAGAAGGCATCCACCCCGATTACCGCGAAGTCCTGTTCATCGATATGTCGAACGACTTCAAGTTTGTGACCCGCTCGACCATCCATACGCGCGAAACCGCCGAATTCAACGGCAAGACGTACCCGCTCGCGAAGATCGAAGTGTCGTCGGAATCGCACCCGTTCTACACGGGTCAGCAAAAGATCATGGACACGGCCGGCCGTGTCGAGAAGTTCAACAAGAAGTTCGGCACGCGTGCCACCGGCAAGGCAGTGAAGTAA